CCGTGCTCGAAGATGATCTCCCACTGGTCGAGCCGCGAGACATCCATGCGGTCCCGCTCGTCGTAGTTCAGGTAGGGGAAGACGTTCCGGTCATCCCCCTCGATGTTCATGGTCAAGAAGGAGAAGGCGTTCAGTCCTTCGGAGGCGAGGGAGTTGATCGCACCGATCAGGCCCTTGCCCTTGTCGCCCTGCCACACCGGATCGCCTTCCTGCCAGTCGGCCACGTGGGGCGCGTAGGTCTTTACCAGCTCGTCTTCCTCGTCGTCCGTTTTGAAGTCGCCGTCGAAGTCCGCGTAGGACAGCAGGTTTTCGGGAGAGTCCGTGCCCGCTTTCATGAAGTAGCGGCCCGTGCCCGCGTGGCGCAGGTGGTGCTTGCCGACATAGTCCAAGCGGCCCTTGGCGCGCATGTCGCGGCCCGTTTTGTCGCTTGGTGCGATCGAGAAGGATCCGCTCGAGCCGTCGAAGTAGGCCGCGCTCGCGCCCGCCTGCGGATCCTCGCTGGTCGCCACGTTCGCGCCCGTCCGGAATGAAGCCGCCCATGTCCATTCGCCTTCCGCATCCGGTGCGAGGTGCACTCGCCAGACATGACCGGTCTCCGCCGAGCTGTTGGCCGCATTCCCGTCCGCCGCGTAGTAGCCGGGGACCAGCAGGGTCCGTCCGCTGGCCGTGTGGGTGAAGGCCACGTCCAGGCGGTAGTCGGTGAAGGGATTCGGAGTGGCCGTCTCCGCGGTTTCCGGGCCCATGAAGTCGATCGTGACCTTGTGCCAAGTCTTCAACTCGCCGCTTGGCGGCAGCACCGAGCCTTGCTGGGCTTCGGCCTCGGGGCAGGGGCATAGTGCTCCTGCGGTCGCTACCAGCATGGCGCGACAGAACGAAGCCAGAGCGGGCCGGGGGGCCCGTGGTGAGGGGGAAAACATCGGTCAGGGGGAAGGAAAGGGGGCCTCCGACGCTGCGCGAATCGTGCCGAATCCTTGAGATAGCAAGGAATAATCACCCTAACGCCCCCAAAAGGAGCAAAAAAGCGGGGCATTTCACGCGGGCGGCGACTCTCAGTCCTCCGGCGAGCGGTTCGTGTCCGTCGCTCGCCAGAGATACCATGCCGCTACCGAACGGAAGGGCCGGAACCTCTCTCCCAGACCGTGGAGTTCCTTCGGCGATGGCAGTTCCGGCAAGCCATAGGCGATCTTGTAGCCGGTGCGCACCCCGTAGTCATCCACCGGCCACACGTCGGGACGGCCGAGGGTGAACATCAGCAGCATCTCCACGGTCCAGCGGCCCACGCCGCGAACTTGGGTGAGCCGCGCGATGATCTCTTCGTCGGAAAGCAGCGCGATCGCCTTCGAGCCCGGCACGATCCCGGACAGGGACTTCTCGGCGATGTCGCGGATCGCTGCCGCCTTGGCCCGTGAGAATCCCACCCCGCGCAGTTGCTCATCGCTCACCATGGCGAGCGACTTCGCAGTCGGGAAGCGGCCGCGCGGGAATAGATTCTGGAAGCGTCCCAGAATCGTGGCGGCCGCCTTTCCATTCAGCTGCTGATGAGCCACGGCGCTGACCAGCGATTGGAAGGGTGAGCGGGTGCCGTGGGTTTCCATCAGGCAGGGCCCGATACGCCGGATCAGCGCCTTCATCGAAGGGCAGGATTTCCGCAAGTGGGCGAGGGCCGGGTCGTGGATCGGAGACATGGCGCGCGAGGATTTCGCAGCATCTCCGGGCCTTTGCAAATCGCAAGCCCGCTGCTGTTACCTTGCGAACTTGTGGGCACAATGTTCTTTCCATCTTCGGGCAGGCCGGATCATATCTCCCAACCATGAGAAAACTTGCCATCGGAACCTTGCTCGGCGCCAGCCTCGCGCTCAGCTCCTGCGGAGAAAAATCGAAGACCGAAGGGGGTGGAGCCGCCACCGCGGAAGAGGCGAAGTCCCAGTCCCACGTGCTCGCCGGCAAAGGCGGCAAGATCCCCGCGAAAGGTGTGACCCACACGGTGGAGAGCAGCGGCGACATGAAGGAGGCCAAAATGAAGATCGAGGCCGCCGGCCAAACCATGGAAGGCTCCATGACCCGCAGCGAGAGCAGCGTGGAGAAGTGGGAGCACGTGGCCGACAACAAGGCGCGCCGCACGCTTGAAAGCAAGACGGTGGGCGGTGCGATGAACGTCGCCGGTCAGGATCAGCCCATCCCGGAAGAGAAGGACGCTCTCGTCGGCGTGCCCGTGATTGTCGAACTGAAGGATGGCAAATACGCCGCGAGCCTGGAATCCGGCACTGCCACTTCGGAGCAGACCAAGGCGCTCGAGAAGCTCGCCGAGACGGTGGAGAAGGACAGCGACTTCGGCATGTATGGCGATGCCCCGCGCAAGGTGGGTGACAAGTGGGATGTCGATCCCAAGTCGCTCGGCGCCTTCGGCGAGGCCTCGGACCTGAGCGGGACCTACTCGATCGAGTTCGTGGAGGTGAAGGATTTCCAAGGCACTCCCTGTGCCGTGCTCAAGTCGGTGTTCGACATCTCCGGCAAGACCGAAGCGGAAGGCGAAGGCGAGCCGGCCATGACCGTGAAGATCAAGGGTGAGGCCATCTCGCATCGTTCCTTGGCGGACAAGACGGATCTCGATGCCAAGATCACCTCGACCATGACCATGGAAGGCAGCCCCGCTCCGCAGGTGAAGATGAATGTGGAGGGCCCGTTCAACCTTCATCAGAAGGCCACGGTTAAGAAGAACTGAGCTTTCCTCTATCCAAGGAACTCCTTTGATGAAACGCCCGCCGCTAGATCCGGCGGGCGTTTTGCCGCCCACCGCCTGCCGGGTTGCCTTGACCGCGGCGGTCCGCTCCCTAAGATCACAGATTGCGAGCGAAAGCTCCTTCAGTCCCGGAAGGATCCATGGCTTCCTCCCCCTTGCATTTCGAGTCTTTCGAAGTTCTCCAGAACGACCAAGGCGAGCCTTGGGTTCTGGGGCAAGGCTCTTTCGGCACCACTTACAAGGTCCGCCACCGGTCTTTGGACCGGGTCTGCGCGCTCAAGGTCATCCGCGATGATGCCGTGCGCGGGAAAGGCCAGGGGGCCGAGAGGGAGACCGCCAGGTTCATCGGCGAAGTGAAGGCGCTGGCGAAGATGCAGCACCATGGCATTGCGGTCGTCTTCGAATATCAGGATCGGCCGGACGAAGGTTATTTCTATTATGCGATGGAGTTCTGCAAGGGTGGCAACTTGGAAGAGCTCGTCGCCCGGGAAGGTCCGCTGTCCTGGCCGGTGGCGCGCTGGATCCTGCTTCAGGTCGCGGAAGCACTGGCGTATGCGCACGAGCGCGGCATGCTTCATCGCGATATCAAGCCTGCCAATCTGGTGCTGGCCGAGCCATGGCCCGAGCAGCAGGTGAAGCTGATCGATTTCGGCATCCTCCAGCCGCCGCAGGGTGCCGTGGAGGGATCGAAGCTGAGTCTTTCCCATGGCTCCCACGGGGTTTTCAACGACACCACCGCAAGCCCGGAGCAACTGCTCTCCGTGAAGCTCGATGCACGCTCGGATCTCTACTCGCTCGGCATCACGCTGTGGTGGTTGCTGATCGGGGCGAATCCTTTCGCGAAGCAGCCGCGAGCCCAGGTGATTGCGGAGCGGCTGCGCTCCGATTACGCGAACGAGTTCCCCGCGGACTTGGATCCGGAAGCCCGCGAGATCTTGCTCGGACTTT
This is a stretch of genomic DNA from Luteolibacter rhizosphaerae. It encodes these proteins:
- a CDS encoding DNA-3-methyladenine glycosylase family protein — its product is MSPIHDPALAHLRKSCPSMKALIRRIGPCLMETHGTRSPFQSLVSAVAHQQLNGKAAATILGRFQNLFPRGRFPTAKSLAMVSDEQLRGVGFSRAKAAAIRDIAEKSLSGIVPGSKAIALLSDEEIIARLTQVRGVGRWTVEMLLMFTLGRPDVWPVDDYGVRTGYKIAYGLPELPSPKELHGLGERFRPFRSVAAWYLWRATDTNRSPED